From one Planococcus citri chromosome 3, ihPlaCitr1.1, whole genome shotgun sequence genomic stretch:
- the LOC135839794 gene encoding uncharacterized protein LOC135839794 has translation MCKMSKNFVFGLLCAFFIYTTDAIPLTNVVEQVPTTDADDLLLRSQISKIIDHLMTSNELRTEENTTVDESLCESMLTMVKTSKGADGFKSVMTEIKQLVNDPESEHIISKISTTVQLCQSFKVTENDEGVFPTGSDNSGKIALDSNTAENSDLSANFDRDMLVNFLENDKTVHINVSRDTLGLDEFDGFVPGDENINDRHDYIRKIMGKDTDEMGKKIKQDATKKLGKKLFLFDNGTPKHVANDIMGRKIFLFNGNLKESTDTTAKKNNGEKKHFLFDNDPFAKSQKIEISNWNVQDQNKDTGMDRYGIND, from the exons atgtgtaaaatgagtaaaaattttgttttcggaTTGCTGTGCGCTTTTTTT ATCTACACCACCGATGCAATTCCATTAACGAACGTTGTCGAACAAGTTCCAACCACTGATGCTGATGATCTTCTGTTGagatctcaaatttcaaaaattatagacCATTTGATGACATCGAATGAACTGAGAACTGAAGAAAATACCACAGTTGACGAATCTCTCTGCGAATCGATGCTCACGATGGTAAAAACTTCCAAAGGAGCGGATGGTTTCAAATCAGTAATGACTGAAATCAAACAACTTGTCAATGATCCTGAATCTGAACACATCATCAGCAAAATTTCCACTACTGTCCAGTTATGTCAGTCGTTCAAAGTTACTGAAAATGACGAAGGAGTTTTCCCTACAGGATCTGATAACTCAGGGAAAATAGCGCTGGATTCAAACACTGCAGAAAATTCTGATTTATCAGCAAATTTTGATAGAGATATGCTTGTCAATTTTCTAGAAAACGACAAAACAGTACATATCAATGTGTCGAGAGATACTCTAGGTCTTGACGAATTCGATGGTTTTGTTCCAGGCGATGAAAATATCAACGATAGACACGATTACATAAGAAAAATAATGGGTAAGGATACAGACGAGatgggtaaaaaaatcaaacaagatgccacaaaaaaattaggcaaaaaattattcttgttTGATAACGGGACACCTAAACATGTAGCTAATGATATTATGGGCAGAAAGATTTTCTTATTTAATGGCAACTTGAAAGAGTCAACTGATACTACTGCTAAGAAaaataatggagaaaaaaagcATTTCTTATTCGACAATGATCCGTTTGCTAAAAGtcagaaaatcgaaattagCAACTGGAATGTACAAGACCAAAACAAAGATACGGGTATGGATAGGTATGGAATAAATGATTAA